A window of Zavarzinella sp. contains these coding sequences:
- a CDS encoding sigma-70 family RNA polymerase sigma factor: protein MSKLNASRKMVAAMVVGTALATLSSEAHAGNQPNPDAVKDISRYCQACWRNARLHPDSWSDCTQEVLVRLLQTVEADRWAGILKHEGEERREFFRAIDAVKKRTLRTKRWGNLPEATADRGIIPATERNELQEEVQHVARQVLSTRQQQILQMTSEGWAVPEIASELQISVDRVSDEKYKAIRKIRKELDNV from the coding sequence ATGTCAAAATTGAATGCTTCACGCAAAATGGTAGCTGCAATGGTGGTGGGGACGGCACTGGCAACGCTGTCCAGCGAAGCCCACGCTGGTAACCAACCCAATCCAGATGCGGTCAAGGATATTTCCCGGTACTGTCAGGCGTGCTGGCGGAATGCCCGTCTGCACCCCGATAGCTGGTCGGACTGCACCCAGGAAGTGCTGGTTCGGCTGCTGCAGACGGTCGAAGCCGACCGCTGGGCAGGTATTTTGAAGCACGAAGGCGAGGAACGACGCGAGTTTTTCCGAGCCATTGATGCTGTCAAAAAGCGAACTTTGCGTACCAAACGCTGGGGTAATTTGCCAGAAGCAACTGCAGATCGTGGAATTATCCCAGCCACCGAACGCAATGAATTGCAGGAAGAAGTGCAGCATGTGGCACGTCAGGTGTTGAGCACTCGGCAGCAGCAGATTCTGCAAATGACTTCCGAAGGCTGGGCAGTGCCGGAAATCGCCAGCGAATTGCAGATTTCTGTCGATCGCGTCAGCGATGAAAAATATAAGGCGATCCGAAAAATTCGCAAGGAATTGGATAACGTCTAA
- a CDS encoding ankyrin repeat domain-containing protein: protein MKQSEHHSCLSELDKEKVGLPFTWIVAYVLLIWTVFVVDWLNSPAQKLKAVQPLTFWEAIARRWGDDRTDIQIRLDSSLVYAVYSKDIARVKQLLNFGADPNGFLLDPCGLHDNALFAASQEGDEVLVTILLNAGADPNVLCAGDSPLSAAKRYGYTRIAHQLIAAGAK from the coding sequence ATGAAACAATCCGAGCATCATTCATGTTTGTCGGAATTGGACAAAGAAAAAGTTGGCCTTCCTTTTACATGGATAGTTGCATACGTGCTTCTGATTTGGACAGTGTTCGTAGTAGATTGGTTGAATTCTCCTGCTCAAAAACTCAAAGCGGTACAACCTTTAACATTTTGGGAAGCTATTGCCCGGCGGTGGGGGGATGACCGTACTGATATACAAATCAGGTTGGATTCTAGTCTTGTTTATGCAGTCTATTCCAAAGACATTGCCCGAGTAAAACAGTTACTTAATTTTGGTGCAGATCCAAATGGGTTTCTGCTAGATCCGTGTGGGCTACATGATAATGCTTTGTTTGCTGCATCTCAAGAAGGAGATGAAGTCTTAGTTACTATACTGTTAAATGCAGGTGCAGATCCAAATGTTCTGTGCGCTGGCGATTCCCCGCTAAGCGCAGCTAAGAGGTATGGTTATACTCGAATTGCTCATCAATTGATTGCGGCTGGTGCAAAGTAA
- a CDS encoding tRNA modification GTPase: MNHSLRLNDTIAAIASPPGSAARSIVRISGPATREIIDQLAPDLPAERGFWECSLRIPEIHSPLPVQIGWMPAPQTYTGDDCAEIHLIGSPPIVEQLLSTIYATGARPAQPGEFTMRAFLAGKKDLAQSEAVQAVVQSRSTEALNHSLAMLAGNVSQPLHALRDDLMNLLADLEAGLDFSDEDISFVDQRDALLRISAGMAHLMNLQKKLKNRTLLQNRYKVVLAGPPNVGKSTLFNALLNQDAALTSPIAGTTRDYLVAEWRLDQLVVELVDTAGWHATTDELDARSQHLGRQQLFSAHLVLVLTDSHQHELPADAFPHHVEVLTVHTKADLRAELPTGIAVSAVAHPGIEHLKQEIDTRARNFLQHDEGTQFSRCQGHVDTALNHLRAAHQRTLFEDPPELTALELREAIAQIGEMIGAVYTNDLLDKIFTRFCIGK; the protein is encoded by the coding sequence ATGAATCATTCTTTGCGTCTTAACGATACCATTGCAGCGATTGCATCCCCACCTGGGAGTGCGGCACGCAGTATCGTGCGGATTTCTGGCCCAGCTACCCGTGAAATTATCGATCAGTTGGCACCAGATTTACCGGCAGAACGTGGTTTTTGGGAATGCAGCTTACGGATTCCGGAAATCCATTCCCCACTTCCTGTGCAGATTGGCTGGATGCCCGCCCCACAGACATATACTGGCGACGATTGTGCGGAAATCCATCTGATTGGTTCCCCACCAATTGTGGAACAACTGCTTAGTACAATCTACGCCACCGGTGCTCGCCCAGCCCAGCCTGGAGAGTTCACGATGCGGGCGTTTCTGGCTGGGAAAAAAGACCTGGCTCAGTCGGAAGCGGTACAGGCAGTGGTGCAATCTCGCAGCACCGAAGCGTTGAATCATTCGCTGGCGATGTTGGCGGGCAATGTTTCCCAGCCACTGCATGCATTGCGGGACGATCTAATGAATCTGCTGGCCGACCTGGAGGCGGGGCTGGATTTCAGCGACGAAGATATTTCCTTTGTCGATCAACGCGATGCGTTACTTCGCATCAGTGCTGGGATGGCCCACCTGATGAACCTGCAAAAAAAGTTAAAAAACCGCACGTTGTTACAAAATCGTTACAAAGTGGTGCTGGCAGGCCCACCCAACGTGGGGAAAAGTACCCTGTTTAACGCACTTTTGAATCAGGATGCCGCACTGACCAGCCCAATTGCGGGCACCACCCGGGATTACCTGGTAGCGGAATGGCGACTGGATCAACTGGTGGTGGAACTGGTAGATACTGCGGGCTGGCACGCCACCACCGATGAGTTGGATGCGCGTTCGCAGCACCTGGGAAGGCAACAGCTATTTTCTGCCCACCTGGTGTTGGTGCTGACAGACAGCCATCAGCATGAATTACCTGCAGATGCCTTCCCGCACCATGTGGAGGTGTTGACAGTACACACCAAAGCCGATCTTCGTGCGGAATTACCCACAGGGATTGCTGTCAGTGCTGTCGCCCACCCAGGAATCGAGCATTTGAAGCAGGAAATTGACACGCGGGCAAGAAATTTCCTGCAGCACGATGAAGGCACCCAATTCAGCCGCTGTCAGGGTCATGTGGATACAGCGTTAAATCACCTTCGTGCTGCCCACCAACGCACCTTGTTTGAAGACCCACCCGAATTGACGGCACTGGAACTTCGGGAGGCAATCGCCCAGATCGGCGAGATGATCGGCGCGGTTTACACCAACGACCTGCTGGACAAAATCTTCACCCGCTTCTGTATTGGGAAGTAA
- a CDS encoding HEAT repeat domain-containing protein produces the protein MKQLCCMVLVLSALGSTTCRADEALPEFPKDLALRLKLLDNHSIIQTNVGDFAPLIAALSSKDTAIAHAAQHELLTYGPLVVPGLRKVANDKTDPLAAKRATACLSTIENNDQTLIISTLEWLSTQTDPIVVPTLIKFLPFSHTSEMQVVLLNTLTALAYQKDLPNQTLIESLKSDNPQVRAFAAEALFRSTSSPTQATLVQLISDPNPFVRMRISLKFATINYAPAVRELIELLKTADYESNLILLEALRNIAGSTAPRGITDANPTGHAQWTGWWEKYDAENLVKAFRDRTLLPTELPVATQLIDQLGSPDFRVREMASKKLLEMGGKVLNLLLQAQDDDDAERATRAKDCFQSIEQRPNLKVPDGIARLLAIRNPPEAIGVMRDYLPFLETHDTLVGEIEQSMTSIALRTRQIPGELLQGLRHENELVRLVTMRTLIKSHSKESLPETKKLLTDANLLVRQATAIELVRVGYRPALQTLVEMLELLPPSDSWPSLDMLQQLADTNAPKVVLNDDLPTRKQARTAWDAWLQENRETIDLAQLQRENFNYLGFTLVCEVGSNSVGRVVELDRDGKVRWEIGEIRYPVDAVVLPGNRVLVAEWDGNRVREFDFAGKEVWAASLPSRPTNVQRLPNGNTFVSATDGFIEVNREGKILTHHKISANLTAGYKAPDGQIICLRNDGKVVRYSADFKELFAFDSKRDTSWTSGIDLLRNGNILVSQPSPQMKVVEFSRTGEVVRTWNTPNVTGATALQTGGILAASHSQKKLIEYDINGKAIWTYESKMNIFRARRR, from the coding sequence ATGAAGCAACTATGCTGCATGGTTCTGGTTCTGTCTGCATTGGGAAGTACCACTTGCCGTGCCGACGAGGCATTGCCTGAATTCCCCAAAGACCTGGCCTTAAGACTAAAACTATTAGACAATCATTCAATCATTCAGACGAATGTGGGCGATTTTGCGCCTCTCATTGCTGCACTGAGTTCGAAAGATACGGCAATTGCACACGCAGCCCAGCACGAACTGCTGACCTACGGTCCACTGGTGGTGCCTGGGTTGAGAAAAGTGGCAAATGACAAAACCGATCCCTTGGCAGCAAAACGTGCCACCGCTTGCCTGAGTACCATCGAAAATAACGATCAAACCCTCATCATCAGCACGCTCGAGTGGCTTTCTACCCAAACCGATCCGATCGTGGTGCCCACATTGATCAAATTTCTGCCCTTCTCCCATACCAGCGAAATGCAGGTGGTGCTGCTGAACACGCTCACCGCACTGGCTTATCAGAAAGACTTGCCTAATCAAACACTCATCGAATCGTTAAAATCTGATAACCCGCAGGTGCGTGCGTTTGCAGCAGAGGCACTGTTTCGCAGCACTTCATCCCCCACGCAGGCAACGCTGGTGCAACTGATCTCCGATCCGAATCCATTCGTTCGGATGAGAATCTCATTAAAATTTGCGACGATCAACTACGCACCTGCAGTGAGGGAATTGATCGAGCTGTTGAAAACCGCAGATTATGAAAGCAATCTCATTCTGTTGGAAGCACTCCGAAATATTGCGGGTTCCACAGCCCCACGTGGGATCACGGATGCGAACCCAACGGGGCACGCCCAGTGGACCGGTTGGTGGGAGAAATATGATGCGGAGAATCTGGTAAAAGCCTTTCGCGATCGCACCCTGTTGCCCACAGAACTACCAGTGGCAACTCAGTTGATTGATCAACTGGGCAGCCCTGACTTCAGAGTTCGAGAAATGGCATCCAAAAAACTACTGGAGATGGGCGGGAAGGTGTTGAATCTGCTGCTGCAGGCCCAGGATGATGACGATGCGGAACGAGCAACCCGTGCCAAAGACTGTTTTCAATCGATTGAACAGCGTCCGAATTTGAAAGTGCCTGATGGTATCGCCCGACTGCTGGCAATCCGCAACCCACCTGAAGCAATTGGAGTAATGCGGGATTACTTACCATTTCTGGAAACCCACGATACATTGGTGGGCGAAATTGAACAATCGATGACCAGTATTGCTCTTCGCACCAGACAGATACCAGGGGAATTGCTTCAGGGACTACGCCACGAGAACGAATTGGTGCGTCTGGTAACGATGCGAACGCTGATTAAATCCCACAGTAAAGAGTCGCTGCCAGAAACCAAAAAGCTGCTTACTGATGCCAATTTGCTGGTGCGTCAGGCCACCGCGATCGAACTTGTCCGCGTGGGTTATCGACCTGCATTACAAACACTGGTAGAAATGCTGGAATTGTTACCCCCCAGTGATTCGTGGCCTTCACTGGATATGCTGCAGCAACTGGCCGATACCAACGCACCGAAAGTGGTGCTGAACGATGACCTGCCTACCCGCAAGCAGGCACGGACGGCATGGGATGCCTGGCTGCAGGAGAATCGCGAGACAATTGATCTGGCCCAACTGCAGCGGGAAAACTTCAACTACCTTGGCTTCACCCTGGTCTGCGAGGTGGGCAGTAACAGCGTGGGCAGAGTGGTGGAACTGGACCGTGATGGCAAGGTACGGTGGGAAATAGGCGAGATACGTTACCCCGTGGATGCAGTGGTGCTGCCCGGAAATCGGGTGCTGGTAGCCGAATGGGATGGCAATCGCGTTCGCGAATTTGATTTTGCAGGCAAAGAAGTGTGGGCAGCTTCTTTACCATCCCGCCCCACCAACGTGCAGCGACTTCCCAATGGCAATACCTTCGTTTCTGCCACCGATGGCTTCATTGAAGTGAATCGGGAAGGGAAAATACTGACCCACCACAAGATTTCTGCCAACCTGACTGCCGGCTATAAAGCACCCGATGGCCAGATCATCTGCCTGCGAAATGATGGCAAAGTGGTGCGCTACAGTGCTGATTTCAAAGAACTGTTTGCTTTTGATTCCAAGCGGGATACCTCCTGGACCAGCGGCATCGATCTGTTGCGAAATGGCAATATTCTTGTCAGCCAGCCTTCCCCACAGATGAAGGTAGTGGAATTTTCCCGCACTGGTGAAGTGGTACGCACCTGGAATACGCCTAACGTTACGGGTGCCACCGCCCTGCAGACCGGTGGGATCCTTGCTGCCAGCCACAGCCAGAAAAAACTGATCGAATACGACATCAATGGGAAGGCAATCTGGACTTATGAGAGTAAAATGAATATATTTCGTGCCCGCAGGCGTTAG
- the efp gene encoding elongation factor P: MAAIKNIDIRKGNVFIGEDGQLYLCLDRDLNTPGNWRAILQLKVRNLKTGSITTNRVRPDDKVELAYLETKEMQYLYREGDDFIFMDTETFDQIPLNVEFVGDQMVYLKENDMVKVTTYEGSPMSVELPQTVELKVIETDPTIKGATAAAQYKPAILETGAKIDVPSFIEVGEIIKIDPTEGKYIARVGKS, from the coding sequence GTGGCAGCGATTAAAAATATTGATATCCGCAAGGGTAACGTCTTCATCGGCGAAGATGGGCAGTTGTACCTTTGCCTGGATCGGGATTTGAATACACCGGGTAACTGGCGGGCAATTCTGCAGTTGAAAGTGCGAAACCTGAAGACAGGTTCGATCACCACCAACCGCGTGCGGCCAGATGACAAGGTGGAGCTGGCATACCTGGAAACCAAGGAAATGCAGTATCTCTACCGTGAAGGTGACGATTTCATCTTCATGGATACCGAAACTTTCGATCAGATCCCACTGAATGTCGAATTTGTGGGCGACCAGATGGTCTACCTGAAAGAAAACGACATGGTCAAAGTGACCACGTATGAAGGCAGTCCCATGAGTGTGGAATTGCCGCAAACCGTTGAGCTGAAAGTAATTGAGACAGATCCCACCATCAAAGGTGCTACTGCAGCTGCTCAATACAAGCCAGCAATTCTGGAAACCGGTGCCAAAATCGATGTGCCTTCCTTCATCGAAGTGGGCGAAATCATCAAAATCGATCCCACCGAAGGCAAATATATTGCCCGCGTGGGGAAATCTTAA
- the pepF gene encoding oligoendopeptidase F produces MTVEKIPLRHEIAPTDTWELERMFPTAQDWETSFTTWEQQANGYERFRGTLGQGPATILELLKFDEECERLGDRLGTYAFLREAEDITNTDSQGRKGRFYGVAARFAEAASFITPELLSLPDETLQSYLSSAELSTYKLWLTRLTRYKPHTLTEAEERLLAMLVEVMQTPSNTFDQLTDADMQFGEIEMEPGYTIELTQGSLMVCLESPNRAVREQAFRQFYKEFESHANTLAATYSGSVRQDVYNARVRNYPSARAAAMFPDNVSETVYDNLILAVRQNLPAVHRYYELRRKAMQLPDIHFYDVYVPILSDIEKHHTWDQAVDAVIASLHPLGQEYCTVLEQGLRGRWCDRYENKGKHSGAFSSGCFDSDPYILMNFKESILDHVYTLTHEAGHSMHSWYSRKNQPFQYANYTIFVAEVASTFNEQLLGKHLYQHASDDRERAYYINRELDDIRKTIIRQTMFAEFEHRIHAMAEANDALTLASIRATYQELLEAYFGPNFMLDPELSLEGLRIPHFYRAFYVYKYSTGLAAAIALADRVINGGQQELNDYLNFLKSGASKDPLELLRDAGVDMSTPEPVNKALQRFSTLTDELERLLNL; encoded by the coding sequence GTGACTGTTGAAAAAATTCCTCTCAGACATGAAATTGCACCCACTGACACGTGGGAATTAGAACGAATGTTCCCTACCGCACAGGACTGGGAAACCAGTTTCACCACGTGGGAGCAACAAGCCAATGGATACGAACGTTTTCGTGGCACACTTGGTCAGGGACCTGCCACCATTCTGGAATTATTAAAATTCGATGAGGAATGCGAGCGGTTGGGCGATCGTTTAGGCACCTACGCCTTTCTTCGCGAGGCGGAAGATATCACCAACACCGATTCGCAAGGTCGCAAAGGTCGGTTTTATGGTGTTGCCGCACGTTTTGCAGAAGCGGCCAGCTTCATCACACCGGAATTGCTGTCGCTACCCGATGAGACTTTGCAAAGCTACCTAAGTTCTGCTGAATTAAGCACTTACAAACTTTGGCTGACCCGCCTGACTCGGTACAAGCCCCACACATTGACCGAAGCGGAAGAACGCCTGCTGGCGATGCTGGTGGAAGTGATGCAGACCCCCAGCAACACATTTGACCAACTCACCGATGCCGACATGCAGTTCGGCGAAATTGAAATGGAACCCGGCTACACCATCGAATTGACCCAGGGGTCGCTCATGGTGTGCCTGGAAAGCCCGAACCGTGCGGTGCGGGAGCAGGCATTCAGACAGTTCTACAAAGAGTTTGAATCCCACGCCAATACCCTGGCTGCCACCTACTCAGGCTCGGTGCGGCAGGATGTCTACAATGCCCGCGTGCGAAATTACCCTTCCGCACGTGCGGCGGCAATGTTTCCCGACAATGTGTCCGAAACGGTTTACGACAACCTGATTCTGGCTGTGCGGCAGAATCTGCCTGCGGTGCACCGTTACTATGAATTGCGACGCAAGGCAATGCAGTTGCCAGACATTCATTTTTACGATGTCTATGTGCCGATTCTCAGCGATATTGAAAAACACCACACCTGGGATCAGGCCGTCGATGCTGTCATTGCGTCGCTGCACCCACTGGGGCAGGAATATTGCACTGTTCTGGAACAGGGACTGCGGGGACGCTGGTGCGACCGCTACGAAAACAAAGGGAAGCACAGTGGGGCGTTCAGCAGTGGCTGTTTCGACAGCGACCCTTACATATTAATGAATTTTAAGGAATCAATCCTCGACCACGTGTATACGTTGACGCACGAAGCGGGCCATTCGATGCATTCGTGGTACAGCCGCAAGAATCAGCCTTTTCAATATGCCAATTACACCATCTTCGTGGCGGAAGTGGCCAGCACATTCAACGAGCAGTTGCTTGGCAAGCACCTCTACCAGCACGCCAGCGACGACCGTGAGCGAGCCTACTACATCAATCGTGAGCTGGATGATATTCGCAAGACAATCATTCGGCAGACAATGTTTGCTGAATTCGAGCACCGGATTCATGCGATGGCAGAGGCCAACGACGCACTGACTCTGGCCAGCATTCGAGCCACCTACCAGGAGTTGCTTGAAGCCTATTTTGGCCCGAACTTCATGCTGGACCCAGAGTTAAGTCTGGAAGGCCTGCGAATCCCGCACTTCTACCGTGCGTTCTACGTTTATAAGTACTCCACCGGGCTGGCAGCAGCCATCGCCTTGGCGGATCGTGTGATCAACGGTGGGCAACAGGAATTGAACGACTACCTGAATTTCCTGAAATCGGGTGCGTCGAAAGACCCACTGGAGCTGTTGCGGGATGCCGGCGTAGATATGAGCACGCCAGAACCTGTAAATAAGGCACTGCAACGATTCAGCACACTGACGGACGAGCTGGAAAGACTACTCAATTTGTAG
- a CDS encoding prolyl oligopeptidase family serine peptidase: MSRILQRSGIWFMVCAFLAGCSSDSETPQQESNISLSEARKGFKTQLVRRENTDLPLPNPPAELFRSLRFSAPSGELLAYLTPDPGDGKKHPAIIWITGGNSSSLDDGMWKALPSGDETASGFREAGILMMFPTLRGGSKNPGVHEGFFGEVDDVIAATDFLAKQPYVDQDRIYLGGLSCGGTLALLNQNQIENRSFSA; the protein is encoded by the coding sequence ATGAGCAGAATATTGCAACGAAGTGGTATCTGGTTTATGGTTTGCGCTTTCTTAGCAGGCTGTTCCTCTGACTCTGAGACACCTCAACAGGAGTCAAATATCTCACTCTCCGAGGCGAGAAAGGGATTCAAAACACAACTGGTTCGCCGCGAGAATACAGATTTGCCGCTGCCCAATCCGCCCGCTGAGCTGTTTCGATCGTTGCGGTTTTCCGCTCCTAGCGGCGAGTTGCTCGCTTACCTGACACCCGACCCAGGAGATGGGAAAAAGCATCCAGCGATCATCTGGATCACTGGCGGCAATTCCAGTTCGCTTGATGACGGCATGTGGAAAGCGCTTCCGTCTGGTGATGAAACTGCCAGCGGTTTTCGGGAAGCAGGAATCTTGATGATGTTTCCAACCTTGCGTGGTGGAAGTAAAAACCCTGGTGTTCATGAGGGATTTTTCGGGGAAGTTGATGACGTTATCGCCGCCACAGACTTTCTTGCGAAGCAGCCCTACGTTGATCAGGATAGAATCTATCTTGGGGGGCTCAGTTGCGGTGGAACACTTGCACTCTTAAACCAAAATCAGATTGAAAATCGGAGTTTTTCCGCTTGA
- a CDS encoding IS630 family transposase, whose protein sequence is MPGHGWTIRKLCNWIGCQFQRYVSRNTVRRILQLAGLSWKKCKKLFGKGDPEKRAEYLKQFADMYQHMCRGDIVIIYIDESHFHRDMDLGYTWWRKGESAWRVSDCPPLSDRINWYGAYNFSAGACLIWNEGKCNKENTAEFLHRVNDWVERQGRRVVVIWDGAPWHKAKFVRTKASELDIEIVVLPSYSPDFNPIEGLWKWMREEVTQHCCFATLRDLFDACKGFIDTLNETPDEIIKRLWPRFEVDPQAEKLRFSI, encoded by the coding sequence TTGCCAGGCCACGGATGGACGATCAGGAAGTTGTGCAACTGGATCGGTTGTCAATTCCAGCGGTATGTATCTCGGAATACCGTGCGGCGGATCCTGCAATTAGCGGGATTGAGCTGGAAGAAATGCAAGAAACTGTTCGGCAAAGGGGACCCTGAAAAGCGGGCCGAATACCTGAAACAGTTCGCGGATATGTACCAGCACATGTGTCGCGGCGATATCGTGATCATTTATATTGATGAATCCCATTTTCATCGTGATATGGACTTGGGCTATACTTGGTGGCGCAAGGGAGAATCGGCTTGGCGAGTGAGTGATTGCCCTCCGCTGTCCGATCGCATCAACTGGTATGGTGCTTACAATTTCAGTGCTGGTGCATGTTTGATCTGGAACGAAGGCAAATGCAACAAGGAAAACACGGCTGAATTTTTGCACCGAGTGAACGATTGGGTAGAAAGACAAGGTCGACGTGTTGTGGTAATTTGGGATGGAGCACCTTGGCACAAGGCGAAGTTCGTTCGAACCAAAGCCAGCGAGTTGGACATCGAAATAGTAGTTTTGCCCAGTTATAGTCCCGATTTCAATCCCATTGAAGGGTTATGGAAATGGATGCGTGAAGAGGTCACGCAACATTGTTGTTTTGCAACCTTGCGTGACTTGTTCGACGCTTGCAAAGGATTCATCGATACATTGAATGAAACTCCGGATGAAATAATTAAAAGACTGTGGCCAAGATTTGAAGTCGATCCTCAAGCGGAAAAACTCCGATTTTCAATCTGA
- a CDS encoding helix-turn-helix domain-containing protein, whose amino-acid sequence MRKLYIIRLTKQERVELQSVVKKLKGTGQKVRRAQILLKADADGPNWTDERIAEAFSCRTRTVERLRQRFVEQGFEETLNRAKRQQPPVDKLLTGDQEARIIATRLGPPPKGYNNWTLRLLARKVVELEIVESVSYETVRRTLKKWHDESED is encoded by the coding sequence ATGCGGAAGTTGTATATCATTCGACTGACAAAGCAAGAACGAGTCGAGCTTCAGAGTGTCGTCAAGAAGTTGAAGGGAACCGGGCAGAAAGTTCGACGTGCTCAGATTCTGCTGAAGGCAGATGCCGATGGTCCGAATTGGACTGATGAGCGTATTGCCGAGGCGTTTTCGTGTCGGACTAGAACCGTGGAACGGCTTCGCCAGCGGTTCGTCGAGCAAGGATTTGAAGAAACGCTCAACCGAGCTAAACGTCAGCAACCACCCGTGGATAAGCTATTGACGGGCGACCAAGAGGCCCGCATCATCGCGACTCGGCTTGGGCCGCCTCCGAAAGGCTACAACAACTGGACGCTTCGGTTGCTGGCACGCAAGGTCGTGGAGTTGGAAATCGTGGAGTCGGTGAGCTACGAAACGGTCCGACGCACGCTAAAAAAATGGCATGACGAATCGGAAGATTGA
- a CDS encoding IS630 family transposase yields the protein MTNRKIEYWVIPPEADAEFVAHMEDVLETYEKPYDPNVPVLCMDEQPVQLLKETRVPIPATAQHAKRVDYEYERAGTAAIFMFTEPLVGWREVSVRERRTKIDWAIEMARLLEGRYASCAKVIVVCDNLNTHTKGAFYEAFEPARARTLVRRIEFCYTPKHGSWLNIAENELSSLTRQCVADRRFEDVATLSEETEAWSNDVNTTQRGVDWQMKIDEARTKLKSVYPTIKS from the coding sequence ATGACGAATCGGAAGATTGAATATTGGGTGATTCCTCCGGAGGCGGACGCCGAGTTTGTCGCCCATATGGAAGATGTGCTGGAAACCTACGAAAAACCGTACGATCCGAACGTGCCGGTCCTGTGCATGGACGAACAACCGGTGCAGTTGTTGAAAGAAACACGCGTTCCTATTCCCGCCACGGCCCAACATGCCAAGCGGGTTGACTACGAATACGAACGAGCGGGCACGGCGGCTATCTTCATGTTTACCGAACCGCTGGTCGGTTGGCGTGAAGTCTCCGTTCGCGAACGGAGGACGAAGATTGACTGGGCCATCGAAATGGCTCGGTTGTTGGAGGGTCGCTATGCGTCATGTGCCAAAGTGATCGTGGTGTGTGACAACCTCAACACCCACACCAAGGGCGCGTTCTATGAAGCGTTTGAACCCGCGCGTGCGCGGACCTTGGTTCGACGGATCGAATTCTGCTACACACCCAAGCATGGAAGTTGGCTGAACATCGCAGAGAATGAACTGAGTTCGTTAACCCGCCAATGTGTCGCGGACCGTCGCTTTGAAGATGTTGCCACTTTGAGTGAAGAAACCGAGGCATGGTCGAACGATGTCAACACCACACAGCGTGGCGTTGACTGGCAAATGAAGATCGACGAAGCACGAACGAAATTAAAATCGGTTTACCCGACAATTAAGTCGTGA